From Streptomyces zhihengii, the proteins below share one genomic window:
- a CDS encoding DUF5691 domain-containing protein codes for MTTRTHPSGTATPWEELVTSALLGTDRRPPSPESVPPGKEPPLALLDAAAVETLRRRAGLRPAAAPADRPAAAPHDPRPEPPAAARRRLAQLLADRAGAAGAGGRRGTAPDLTELLPQWLAAAGERGYRAPAPALPALLDAARARTDLRPLALAFAGPRGLWLARLNPEWRFALRGGSGSTAVPSPDDGTAVRRLWEEGLFAERVALLSALRAHDAESARALLASTWPTERAEDRLMFLDSLRTGLTGADEPFLEQALADRSRNVRATAAELLSALPRSALAARMAARAATCVALDHSGGAGPVIAVEAPHECDALMQRDGVVPTAPSGRGERSWWFGQLVEAAPLSTWPARLGGRSPHDIVALPVSDDWADELHAAWCRAAVRQHDAPWSRALLGSPSAPPSTGPGTTSPAERSKLLATLPDAERACWVADFIAAHGLSEAFQLLGVCAVPWAEPLGRAVVDALDIARDAGSYPWSFSGVMGLAERCLDPSEAARLEILTATPDEPEDASPGAGGYWSEAFQRLVSTLRLRATMHAELA; via the coding sequence ATGACCACCCGCACCCACCCCTCCGGCACGGCGACGCCGTGGGAGGAGCTCGTCACCTCCGCCCTGCTCGGCACCGACCGGCGGCCCCCGTCCCCGGAGTCGGTGCCGCCCGGCAAGGAGCCGCCCCTCGCGCTGCTCGACGCCGCGGCCGTGGAGACGCTGCGCCGCCGGGCCGGCCTGCGGCCCGCAGCCGCCCCGGCGGACCGGCCCGCCGCGGCGCCGCACGATCCCCGTCCGGAGCCGCCCGCGGCGGCCCGGCGCAGACTCGCCCAGTTGCTGGCCGACCGCGCGGGCGCGGCGGGCGCGGGCGGCCGCCGGGGCACCGCCCCCGACCTCACCGAGCTGCTCCCCCAGTGGCTGGCCGCGGCCGGCGAGCGCGGCTACCGGGCCCCGGCCCCCGCGCTGCCCGCCCTGCTGGACGCCGCCCGCGCCCGTACCGACCTGAGGCCCCTGGCCCTCGCCTTCGCCGGCCCGCGCGGCCTGTGGCTCGCCCGGCTCAACCCGGAGTGGAGGTTCGCGCTGCGCGGCGGCTCCGGGAGCACCGCCGTGCCGTCCCCGGACGACGGCACCGCGGTACGGCGCCTGTGGGAGGAGGGGCTGTTCGCCGAGCGGGTGGCGCTGCTCTCCGCGCTGCGGGCCCATGACGCGGAGTCCGCCCGCGCCCTGCTCGCCTCCACCTGGCCGACGGAACGGGCGGAGGACCGGCTGATGTTCCTCGACTCCCTGCGCACGGGTCTGACCGGTGCCGACGAGCCCTTCCTGGAGCAGGCCCTGGCCGACCGCAGCCGCAACGTCCGCGCGACGGCGGCCGAATTGCTGTCCGCGCTCCCCCGGTCCGCGCTCGCCGCGCGGATGGCCGCCCGCGCCGCCACCTGCGTCGCACTCGACCACAGCGGCGGCGCAGGTCCGGTGATCGCGGTCGAGGCGCCCCACGAGTGCGACGCCCTGATGCAGCGCGACGGGGTCGTGCCCACCGCCCCGTCGGGGCGCGGCGAGCGGTCCTGGTGGTTCGGCCAGCTCGTGGAGGCCGCGCCGCTGTCCACCTGGCCGGCCCGCCTCGGCGGGCGCAGCCCCCACGACATCGTGGCGCTGCCCGTCTCGGACGACTGGGCCGACGAACTGCACGCCGCCTGGTGCAGGGCCGCCGTGCGCCAGCACGACGCCCCGTGGTCCCGGGCCCTGCTCGGATCGCCCTCGGCCCCGCCGTCGACCGGCCCCGGCACCACGTCCCCGGCCGAGCGCTCGAAGCTCCTCGCGACCCTGCCCGACGCGGAACGGGCGTGCTGGGTGGCCGATTTCATCGCCGCGCACGGCCTGTCGGAGGCCTTCCAGCTGCTCGGCGTCTGCGCGGTGCCCTGGGCGGAGCCGCTGGGCAGGGCCGTCGTCGACGCCCTGGACATCGCCCGGGACGCCGGCAGCTACCCGTGGAGCTTCAGCGGGGTGATGGGCCTCGCGGAACGCTGCCTCGACCCCTCGGAGGCCGCCCGCCTGGAGATACTCACCGCGACCCCCGACGAGCCGGAGGACGCCTCACCGGGAGCGGGCGGCTACTGGTCCGAGGCGTTCCAGCGCCTCGTCTCCACCCTCCGCCTGCGCGCCACCATGCACGCGGAACTCGCCTGA
- a CDS encoding cobalamin B12-binding domain-containing protein: MGVTGPIRVVVAKPGLDGHDRGAKVIARALRDAGMEVIYTGLHQTPEQIVDTAIQEDADAIGLSILSGAHNTLFAKVIELLKDREAEDIKVFGGGIIPEADIPPLKELGVAEIFTPGATTTAIVDWVNANVRVAA, from the coding sequence ATGGGTGTGACGGGTCCGATCCGTGTAGTGGTCGCCAAGCCGGGGCTCGACGGCCACGACCGGGGCGCCAAGGTGATCGCGCGGGCGCTGCGGGACGCGGGTATGGAGGTCATCTACACCGGGCTGCACCAGACGCCCGAGCAGATCGTGGACACCGCCATCCAGGAGGACGCGGACGCGATCGGCCTGTCGATCCTCTCCGGCGCGCACAACACCCTCTTCGCCAAGGTGATCGAGCTGCTGAAGGACCGTGAGGCGGAGGACATCAAGGTCTTCGGCGGCGGCATCATCCCCGAGGCGGACATCCCCCCGCTCAAGGAGCTGGGCGTCGCGGAGATCTTCACGCCCGGGGCGACGACGACGGCCATCGTGGACTGGGTGAACGCGAACGTGCGCGTCGCGGCCTGA
- a CDS encoding esterase/lipase family protein, with product MTVRCLDELRRYRAPSSALVRATALELVILAGHLVLYPTGVVPERPVPRRAGRPRGGTPRLPAGDTVPTVLLHGFADNRSVFVLLRRALAQHGPHQVACLNYSPLTCDIRAAADLLGRHVEEVCARTGRAEVDIVGHSLGGLIARYYVQRLGGDRRVRTLVTLGTPHAGTSVAPLAGVHPIVRQMRPGSSVIEELRAPAPGCRTRFVSFWSDLDRIMVPVESARLDHPDLLAENVPVSGIGHLALPVHPAVAAGIREALAPGPRATGPVEAVA from the coding sequence CTGACGGTGCGCTGCCTGGACGAGCTGCGCCGGTACCGCGCCCCTTCTTCCGCCCTGGTCCGGGCGACGGCGCTGGAGCTGGTGATCCTCGCCGGGCATCTGGTGCTCTACCCGACGGGTGTGGTGCCCGAGCGCCCCGTGCCGCGCCGGGCCGGGCGGCCGCGGGGCGGCACGCCCCGGCTGCCCGCCGGGGACACCGTCCCGACCGTGCTGCTGCACGGCTTCGCCGACAACCGCTCGGTGTTCGTCCTGCTGCGCCGGGCACTCGCCCAGCACGGCCCCCACCAGGTGGCCTGCCTCAACTACTCCCCTCTCACCTGCGACATCCGTGCCGCGGCCGATCTGCTGGGCCGCCATGTGGAGGAGGTCTGCGCCCGCACCGGGCGCGCCGAGGTGGACATCGTCGGGCACAGCCTGGGCGGCCTCATCGCCCGTTACTACGTGCAGCGCCTCGGCGGCGACCGGCGGGTGCGCACCCTGGTGACCCTCGGGACGCCGCACGCGGGCACGTCGGTGGCGCCGCTCGCGGGCGTGCATCCGATCGTGCGCCAGATGCGGCCGGGCTCCTCGGTGATCGAGGAACTGCGCGCTCCGGCCCCGGGCTGCCGGACCCGGTTCGTCAGCTTCTGGAGCGATCTGGACCGGATCATGGTGCCGGTGGAGAGCGCCCGCCTGGACCACCCCGACCTGCTGGCGGAGAACGTGCCGGTCAGCGGGATCGGCCATCTCGCACTGCCCGTTCACCCCGCGGTCGCCGCCGGCATCCGGGAGGCGCTCGCTCCCGGGCCGCGTGCCACGGGTCCGGTGGAGGCCGTCGCCTGA
- a CDS encoding M23 family metallopeptidase, translating into MNDQHAHAGYAGYATGSFDSDPLFGTMPGAHEAGHSGQYDASAWDASAPTAGYDAYASAQQPSYDQQYAQYDTTGQWDASAWNQAGETGGYETAAATFAYDTTGQWASPSVDTGAFDATAWNHGTGTPEGLVPQQFAPEQEFAPAPGYDTGAYTEYQEAEYREAEYQHTAYSADAGHLTGTDYGQTTDYAQAQDYGQQTHDLPQHDLPQHGDESAALPDHDHTGYDAARYEDLGHESAYDTAAYDEAAPGGEHPDDEPAGHAHPADDGAVDDEPDQHSALTQTMTAVPVTPRPVRRAGGSRGRRRTPAKRSALLTVAVPSACVMGVAGIAAASVGDIGAVEKKDDTANLAAADPASVKPVAVNNEMDTQLAALSADARDFGDRASRTQERIDLKERQAAEKKKREEEAARREALRPKFSLPVKRTGLSAYYGQSGVNWMSLHSGIDFPVMQGTEVLAATDGTVRTQWNGAYGNMVIVTAADGTETWYCHLSSAKIRSGSVKAGDVIAYSGDTGNSTGPHLHFEVRPGGGAAIDPLAWLRSHGLDPT; encoded by the coding sequence GTGAACGACCAGCACGCCCACGCCGGGTACGCCGGCTACGCCACCGGCAGCTTCGATTCGGATCCGCTCTTCGGCACCATGCCGGGCGCCCACGAAGCGGGCCACAGCGGCCAGTACGACGCCTCCGCCTGGGACGCGTCCGCCCCGACCGCCGGCTACGACGCCTACGCGTCGGCCCAACAGCCCTCGTACGACCAGCAGTACGCGCAGTACGACACCACCGGCCAGTGGGACGCGAGCGCCTGGAACCAGGCCGGCGAGACGGGCGGCTACGAGACCGCCGCCGCCACCTTCGCGTACGACACGACGGGGCAGTGGGCATCCCCCTCCGTCGACACCGGCGCCTTCGACGCCACCGCGTGGAACCATGGCACGGGCACCCCGGAGGGTCTCGTACCGCAACAGTTCGCCCCGGAGCAGGAGTTCGCCCCGGCCCCCGGCTACGACACCGGCGCCTACACCGAGTACCAGGAAGCCGAGTACCGGGAAGCCGAGTACCAGCACACCGCGTACTCCGCCGACGCCGGCCACCTCACCGGCACGGACTACGGGCAGACCACCGACTACGCGCAGGCCCAGGACTACGGGCAGCAGACGCACGACCTCCCGCAGCACGACCTCCCGCAGCACGGCGACGAATCCGCCGCCCTGCCGGACCACGACCACACCGGGTACGACGCGGCGCGGTACGAGGACCTCGGCCACGAGTCCGCGTACGACACGGCCGCCTACGACGAGGCCGCCCCCGGCGGGGAGCATCCGGACGACGAGCCGGCCGGCCACGCCCACCCCGCCGACGACGGCGCCGTGGACGACGAGCCCGACCAGCACAGCGCGCTGACCCAGACGATGACGGCGGTGCCGGTCACCCCCCGCCCGGTCCGCCGCGCCGGCGGCAGCCGCGGCAGGCGCCGCACGCCCGCCAAGCGCTCGGCCCTCCTCACCGTCGCCGTGCCCTCCGCCTGCGTGATGGGCGTCGCCGGCATCGCGGCCGCCTCGGTCGGCGACATCGGCGCCGTCGAGAAGAAGGACGACACGGCCAACCTCGCCGCCGCGGACCCGGCCTCCGTGAAGCCGGTCGCCGTCAACAACGAGATGGACACCCAGCTCGCCGCCCTGAGCGCCGACGCCCGCGACTTCGGTGACCGCGCCTCGCGCACCCAGGAGCGCATCGACCTCAAGGAACGCCAGGCGGCGGAGAAGAAGAAGCGCGAGGAGGAGGCGGCCCGCCGCGAGGCGCTGCGACCGAAGTTCTCGCTCCCGGTCAAGCGGACGGGCCTGAGCGCCTACTACGGCCAGTCCGGCGTCAACTGGATGTCGCTGCACAGCGGTATCGACTTCCCCGTGATGCAGGGCACCGAGGTCCTGGCCGCCACCGACGGCACCGTGCGCACCCAGTGGAACGGCGCCTACGGCAACATGGTCATCGTGACCGCCGCCGACGGCACCGAGACCTGGTACTGCCACCTCAGCTCGGCCAAGATCCGCAGCGGCTCGGTCAAGGCGGGCGACGTGATCGCCTACTCGGGCGACACCGGCAACTCCACCGGCCCGCACCTGCACTTCGAGGTGCGCCCCGGTGGCGGCGCGGCGATCGACCCGCTGGCCTGGCTGCGCAGCCACGGCCTCGACCCCACGTAG
- the pcrA gene encoding DNA helicase PcrA has product MSSLFDDSFLAGLQSPEGEPHQEEQPPPPEEHAPEPIPDDLFQGGYDVPPAREGYYRDGHPRPVADPAALLDGLNEQQSAAVVHTGSPLLIVAGAGSGKTRVLTHRIAHLLGTRHVHPGQILAITFTNKAAGEMKERVEQLVGPRANAMWVMTFHSACVRILRRESKRLGFTSSFSIYDAADSKRLMALVCRDLDLDPKKFPPKSFSAKISNLKNELIDEETFADQAADGFEKTLAEAYRMYQSRLREANALDFDDIIMTTVHLLQAFPDVAEHYRRRFRHVMVDEYQDTNHAQYTLVRELVGTGYEDLGPAELCVVGDADQSIYAFRGATIRNILQFEEDYPDATTILLEQNYRSTQTILSAANAVIERNESRRPKNLWTNAGEGARITGYVADTEHDEAQFVADEIDRLTDAGDARAGDVAVFYRTNAQSRVFEEIFIRVGLPYKVVGGVRFYERKEVRDVLAYLRVLANPEDNVPLRRILNVPKRGIGERAEAMVDALAQRERITFPQALKRVDEAYGMAARSANAVKRFNVLMEELRTIAESGAGPAVVLEAVLERTGYLAELQASTDPQDETRIENLQELAAVALEFEQDRSEEEGAGTLAEFLEQVALVADSDQIPDDEAEGTGVITLMTLHTAKGLEFPVVFLTGMEDGVFPHMRALGQTKELEEERRLAYVGITRARERLYLTRSSMRSAWGQPSYNPPSRFLEEIPVAHLDWRRTGPMAAPAGPTSGITSSLSSSRSRAGASGFATRRTNDKPVIALSVGDRVTHDQFGLGTVVGVTGSGSEAQATIDFGDEKPKRLLLRYAPVEKL; this is encoded by the coding sequence ATGAGCAGCCTCTTTGACGACAGCTTCCTGGCCGGCCTCCAGTCCCCCGAGGGGGAGCCCCACCAGGAGGAGCAGCCCCCGCCGCCCGAGGAGCACGCACCGGAGCCGATCCCGGACGACCTCTTCCAGGGCGGCTACGACGTGCCCCCGGCCCGCGAGGGCTACTACCGCGACGGCCACCCGCGCCCCGTGGCGGATCCGGCCGCCCTGCTCGACGGGCTGAACGAACAGCAGTCGGCCGCGGTCGTCCACACCGGCTCCCCGCTGCTCATCGTCGCCGGCGCGGGCTCCGGCAAGACCAGGGTGCTGACCCACCGCATCGCCCATCTGCTGGGCACCCGGCACGTCCACCCCGGCCAGATACTGGCGATCACCTTCACCAACAAGGCCGCCGGGGAGATGAAGGAGCGGGTCGAGCAGCTCGTCGGCCCCCGGGCGAACGCCATGTGGGTCATGACGTTCCACAGCGCCTGTGTGCGCATCCTGCGCCGCGAGTCGAAGAGGCTCGGCTTCACCTCGTCGTTCTCGATCTACGACGCCGCCGACTCCAAGCGCCTGATGGCGCTGGTCTGCCGCGACCTGGACCTCGACCCGAAGAAGTTCCCGCCGAAGTCGTTCAGCGCCAAGATCTCCAACCTGAAGAACGAGCTGATCGACGAGGAGACCTTCGCCGACCAGGCGGCCGACGGCTTCGAGAAGACGCTGGCCGAGGCGTACCGGATGTACCAGTCGCGGCTGCGCGAGGCCAACGCGCTGGACTTCGACGACATCATCATGACGACGGTCCACCTGCTCCAGGCCTTCCCCGACGTGGCCGAGCACTACCGCCGCCGCTTCCGGCACGTCATGGTCGACGAGTACCAGGACACCAACCACGCCCAGTACACGCTCGTGCGCGAGCTGGTCGGCACCGGCTACGAGGACCTGGGGCCGGCCGAGCTGTGCGTCGTCGGCGACGCCGACCAGTCGATCTACGCCTTCCGCGGCGCGACCATCCGCAACATCCTCCAGTTCGAGGAGGACTACCCGGACGCGACCACGATCCTGCTGGAGCAGAACTACCGCTCCACCCAGACGATCCTCTCCGCCGCCAACGCCGTCATCGAGCGCAACGAGTCCCGCCGCCCGAAGAACCTGTGGACCAACGCGGGCGAGGGCGCCCGGATCACCGGCTACGTCGCGGACACCGAGCACGACGAGGCGCAGTTCGTCGCCGACGAGATCGACCGGCTCACGGACGCGGGCGACGCCCGCGCCGGGGACGTCGCCGTCTTCTACCGGACGAACGCGCAGTCCCGTGTCTTCGAGGAGATCTTCATCCGCGTCGGCCTGCCCTACAAGGTCGTCGGCGGCGTGCGCTTCTACGAGCGCAAGGAGGTCCGCGACGTGCTGGCCTATCTGCGGGTGCTCGCCAACCCCGAGGACAACGTGCCGCTGCGCCGCATCCTCAACGTGCCCAAGCGCGGCATCGGCGAGCGGGCCGAGGCGATGGTCGACGCCCTGGCGCAGCGTGAGCGGATCACCTTCCCGCAGGCGCTCAAGCGGGTCGACGAGGCCTACGGCATGGCCGCCCGGTCGGCCAACGCGGTCAAGCGGTTCAACGTGCTCATGGAGGAGCTGCGGACCATCGCCGAGTCCGGCGCCGGTCCCGCCGTCGTGCTGGAGGCCGTCCTGGAGCGGACGGGCTACCTCGCCGAACTCCAGGCGTCCACCGACCCGCAGGACGAGACGCGCATCGAGAACCTCCAGGAACTGGCGGCCGTGGCGCTGGAGTTCGAGCAGGACCGCTCCGAGGAGGAGGGCGCCGGCACGCTGGCGGAGTTCCTGGAGCAGGTCGCGCTGGTGGCGGACTCCGACCAGATCCCCGACGACGAGGCGGAGGGCACCGGCGTCATCACGCTGATGACCCTGCACACCGCGAAGGGGCTGGAGTTCCCGGTGGTCTTCCTGACCGGCATGGAGGACGGCGTCTTCCCGCACATGCGGGCGCTGGGCCAGACCAAGGAGCTGGAGGAGGAGCGCCGGCTGGCGTACGTGGGCATCACCCGGGCCCGGGAGCGCCTGTACCTGACGCGTTCGTCGATGCGCAGCGCCTGGGGGCAGCCCTCGTACAACCCGCCGTCGCGCTTCCTGGAGGAGATCCCGGTCGCGCACCTGGACTGGCGGCGCACCGGCCCCATGGCCGCGCCCGCCGGGCCGACGTCCGGGATCACCTCGTCGCTGTCGTCGTCCCGCTCCCGCGCGGGGGCGTCCGGCTTCGCGACCCGGCGCACCAACGACAAGCCCGTGATCGCCCTGTCGGTGGGGGACCGGGTCACCCATGACCAGTTCGGTCTCGGGACGGTCGTGGGCGTGACGGGCTCCGGCTCGGAGGCCCAGGCGACGATCGACTTCGGCGACGAGAAGCCGAAGAGGCTGCTGCTGCGGTACGCGCCGGTCGAGAAGCTCTGA
- a CDS encoding C40 family peptidase — protein sequence MPALASHRRIRSRSTRTSPAVGFTTAALAGVTLLSTQSATASPNDPKPSIEEVQKKVDDLYRQAGSATQEYNKAKESTAEQRREVDTLLDEAATRAEQLNESRRALGTFAAAQYRTGAVTPTAALMFADSPQAYFDQSQLMNRMTDQQRTAVKDYEDERAAAAVQRAEAGRKLQALTESQQALRTSKQTVQTKLTEARTLLDRLTAEEKARLAAAERKKEEEARRKAEEKAKAEAEARAAAEAEAARQERERQQQEQPPPSGGTGGTTDGNYTAKADKVLAFARAQIGKPYVWGATGPSSYDCSGLTQAAWKAAGVDLPRTTWDQVEVGKRVATADLLPGDLVFFYDDISHVGIYIGDGMMIHAPKPGANVREESIYYMPIYGSVRPV from the coding sequence ATGCCGGCCTTGGCGTCGCATCGCAGGATCCGCAGTCGCAGCACCAGGACCTCCCCCGCCGTCGGGTTCACGACGGCCGCCCTCGCGGGCGTCACCCTCCTGTCGACGCAGAGCGCCACCGCCTCGCCGAACGACCCCAAGCCCTCCATCGAGGAGGTGCAGAAGAAGGTCGACGACCTCTACCGCCAGGCCGGCAGCGCGACCCAGGAGTACAACAAGGCCAAGGAGTCCACGGCCGAGCAGCGGCGTGAGGTCGACACCCTGCTCGACGAGGCGGCCACCCGCGCCGAGCAGCTCAACGAGTCCCGCCGGGCGCTCGGCACGTTCGCCGCCGCCCAGTACCGCACGGGCGCGGTCACCCCGACCGCCGCGCTGATGTTCGCGGACAGCCCGCAGGCGTACTTCGACCAGTCGCAGCTCATGAACCGCATGACCGACCAGCAGCGGACGGCGGTCAAGGACTACGAGGACGAGCGCGCCGCGGCGGCCGTGCAGCGCGCGGAGGCGGGCAGGAAGCTCCAGGCGCTCACCGAGTCCCAGCAGGCGCTGCGCACGAGCAAGCAGACCGTGCAGACCAAGCTCACCGAGGCCCGCACGCTGCTCGACCGGCTGACGGCCGAGGAGAAGGCCCGGCTCGCCGCCGCCGAGCGCAAGAAGGAGGAGGAGGCCCGGCGGAAGGCGGAGGAGAAGGCCAAGGCGGAGGCCGAGGCCCGCGCTGCGGCGGAGGCCGAGGCGGCCCGCCAGGAGAGGGAGCGGCAGCAGCAGGAGCAGCCGCCGCCTTCCGGCGGTACCGGCGGCACGACCGACGGCAACTACACGGCCAAGGCCGACAAGGTGCTCGCCTTCGCCCGCGCCCAGATCGGCAAGCCCTACGTCTGGGGTGCGACCGGGCCGAGCTCCTACGACTGCTCCGGGCTGACGCAGGCGGCCTGGAAGGCGGCCGGCGTCGACCTGCCGCGCACCACCTGGGACCAGGTGGAGGTCGGCAAGCGGGTGGCGACGGCCGATCTGCTCCCCGGTGACCTCGTCTTCTTCTACGACGACATCAGCCATGTCGGCATCTACATCGGCGACGGCATGATGATCCACGCCCCGAAGCCGGGGGCGAACGTCCGCGAGGAGTCGATCTACTACATGCCGATCTACGGCAGCGTCCGCCCGGTCTGA
- a CDS encoding C40 family peptidase: MAAHRKPHRSPHRKPQRNPLAGPAARTAATLALAGAAAGAAGGLAHAEPHLTPAQIKARVDALYQQAEAATEKYNGAKERSDTAREALDALRDRAARSTEQLSASRAALGSFATAQYRAGGMDPGLRLALTSSPDAYLEQAALAERVGDRQARAVADVRRRIAGIAGLRAEGGKRVAELEERRRELLRHKTTVRDRLAAAERLLARLTAEQRAAYERGTAEPARADRSGRDGGPAAAPGSRAAQAVAYAYGALGKPYVWGATGPGSYDCSGLTQAAWKAAGVSLPRTTYTQIDAGRRVPRSQLAPGDLVFFYSGVTHVGLYIGDGRMIHAPRPGAPVRIAPIDEMPFAGATRVG; the protein is encoded by the coding sequence GTGGCAGCGCACCGGAAACCGCACCGCAGCCCCCACCGAAAACCCCAGCGGAATCCGCTCGCCGGACCGGCCGCCCGCACCGCGGCCACCCTGGCCCTCGCGGGAGCGGCCGCCGGCGCGGCGGGCGGCCTCGCCCACGCCGAGCCGCACCTCACCCCCGCGCAGATCAAGGCCCGCGTCGACGCCCTGTACCAGCAGGCCGAGGCGGCCACCGAGAAGTACAACGGCGCGAAGGAGCGCTCGGACACGGCCCGGGAGGCGCTCGACGCGCTCCGCGACCGGGCGGCCCGCAGCACCGAGCAGCTGAGCGCCTCCCGCGCCGCCCTCGGTTCCTTCGCGACGGCCCAGTACCGCGCGGGCGGCATGGACCCGGGGCTGCGGCTCGCGCTGACCTCGTCCCCCGACGCCTACCTGGAGCAGGCCGCGCTGGCCGAGCGGGTCGGCGACCGGCAGGCCCGGGCGGTCGCGGACGTCCGGCGCCGGATCGCCGGCATCGCCGGGCTCCGCGCCGAGGGGGGCAAGCGGGTCGCGGAGCTGGAAGAACGCCGGCGCGAGCTCCTGCGCCACAAGACCACCGTGCGGGACCGGCTCGCCGCGGCCGAGCGCCTGCTGGCCCGGCTCACCGCCGAGCAGCGCGCGGCGTACGAGCGCGGCACGGCCGAACCGGCCCGCGCCGACCGCTCGGGCCGGGACGGGGGCCCCGCCGCCGCGCCGGGCAGCCGCGCGGCGCAGGCCGTCGCCTACGCCTACGGCGCCCTCGGCAAGCCCTACGTCTGGGGCGCCACCGGCCCGGGCTCGTACGACTGCTCCGGGCTGACCCAGGCCGCGTGGAAGGCCGCCGGAGTCTCGCTGCCGCGCACCACCTACACCCAGATCGACGCCGGCCGGCGGGTGCCCCGCTCCCAACTCGCCCCCGGCGACCTGGTGTTCTTCTACTCGGGCGTCACCCATGTCGGCCTCTACATCGGCGACGGACGGATGATCCACGCGCCGCGGCCGGGCGCGCCCGTGCGGATCGCGCCGATCGACGAGATGCCGTTCGCCGGTGCCACCCGCGTCGGCTGA
- a CDS encoding LuxR C-terminal-related transcriptional regulator: protein MTEAAEETAERRVRVVLVDDHRMFRAGVQAEIGQTAATGVEVVGEAADVDQAVTVITATRPEVVLLDVHLPGGGGVEVLRRCATLMAAAQHPVRFLALSVSDAAEDVIGVIRGGARGYVTKTITGTDLVDSIFRVQEGDAVFSPRLAGFVLDAFASTDAVPVDEDLDRLTQREREVLRLIARGYAYKEIAKQLFISVKTVESHVSAVLRKLQLSNRHELTRWATARRLV, encoded by the coding sequence ATGACCGAGGCTGCTGAAGAGACCGCCGAGCGGCGGGTACGGGTGGTGCTCGTCGACGACCACCGGATGTTCCGCGCGGGGGTGCAGGCGGAGATCGGGCAGACGGCCGCCACCGGCGTCGAGGTGGTCGGCGAGGCCGCCGACGTGGACCAGGCCGTCACCGTCATCACCGCCACCCGTCCCGAGGTCGTGCTGCTGGACGTGCACCTGCCCGGCGGCGGCGGGGTGGAGGTGCTGCGCCGCTGCGCCACGCTGATGGCCGCCGCGCAGCACCCGGTGCGCTTCCTCGCGCTCTCCGTGTCCGACGCGGCGGAGGACGTGATCGGCGTGATCCGCGGCGGCGCCCGCGGCTATGTCACCAAGACCATCACGGGCACCGACCTGGTGGACTCGATCTTCCGGGTGCAGGAGGGCGACGCCGTCTTCTCGCCGCGGCTGGCCGGCTTCGTGCTGGACGCCTTCGCGTCCACCGACGCGGTGCCGGTGGACGAGGACCTGGACCGGCTGACCCAGCGCGAGCGGGAGGTGCTGCGGCTCATCGCCCGCGGCTACGCCTACAAGGAGATCGCCAAGCAGCTCTTCATCTCGGTGAAGACGGTCGAGTCCCATGTCTCGGCGGTGCTGCGGAAGTTGCAGCTCTCCAACCGCCATGAGCTGACCCGCTGGGCGACGGCGCGGCGGCTCGTCTGA